The DNA region tggaagagcagttgggtgctcttacccactgagccatctcaccagcccccaggttACTTTTCAAGATAGAGTCTCACACACAAGCCCTTGTATCTCTGAggcctccattttccttcatctCTAAAATGGTACTATTTCTgagtaaatatatattcatatatatatgcatatatgtgtgtgtatatacagtctatgtgtgtatgcatatacatatacatacacacatatctacatCTCTATATATCTGAGTATATATGGTCtatcccagctcttgagaggctGGGACAGAAGGATGAGGTCCAGGATGAGTATCCAGTTGAGGATAAATAATAGCAGGTTCCAGCGGCAgtggtggtgcccgcctttaatcccagcacttgggaggaagaggcaggcggatttctgagttcgaggccagtctggtctacagagtgagttccaggacagccagggctacacagagaaaccctgtctcgaaaaaacaaacaaacaaacaaaaatagcaggtTCCAATTCTGCCTCAGTTATTATGAAACCATTTCAAAAAAGCCAAATTAAGTCCGATGGACTCAATATTATTACAAGCCGATGGGGTGGGTGAGGGTGAGAGGTGGGTGGCAGGCAGCCCCGCCCAGCTGTGGTCAACAGGACTCTCTCTCACAGTTTCTACCCTgatttctcctcccccctccagaTGTAGACGTGACCGGGCAGAACTGGACTTTCACGTTTGACTTCTCCTTTTTGAGCCAAGAAGAGGATCTGGTATGGGCGGAGCTCCGGTTGCAGCTGCCGGGCCCTATGGACATCCCCATTGAGGGCCCACTCACCATTGACATTTTCCACCAGGCCAAGGGGGATCCAGAGCAGGACCCGGCTGACTGCCTGGAGCGCATTTGGATGGAGACGGTCACCGTCACTCCTTCTCAGGTCACGTTTGCCTCAGGCAGCACAGTCCTGGAGGTGACTAAGCCACTCTCCAAGTGGCTAAAGGACCCCAGGGCACTGGAGAAGCAGGTGTCCAGTCAAGCACGAAAGTGTTGGCATcagccccacaccccacctgTCCCTGTCGCCAGCACCAATGTGCTCATGCTCTACTCCAACCGGCCTCAGGAGCAGAAGCAGCTAGGGGGCGCCACTTTGCTTTGGGAAGCTGAGAGCTCCTGGCGGGCCCAGGAGGGACAGCTGTCTGTAGAGAGGGGCGGATGGGGCAGAAGGCAACGCCGACATCATTTGCCAGACAGAAGCCAACTGTGTAGGAGGGTCAAGTTCCAGGTGGACTTCAACCTAATCGGCTGGGGCTCCTGGATCATCTACCCCAAGCAGTACAATGCCTATCGCTGTGAGGGCGAGTGTCCTAACCCTGTGGGGGAGGAGTTTCATCCTACCAACCACGCCTACATCCAGGTATGATGCTTGGCTCCCAATAGGCTGCTAGACAGGGGGTGGGCTCAAACCTTGGGAGAGggtgctctctctgtctctgtctctgtcgctctctcgctcttgctctctcGCTGCATGGCCCAGGATtaccttgaactgctgatcctcttgccttcacATCCCTCgtctgagatcacaggcatgcactatCACAATactagggatcaaatccaggacctCACGCATGCTATGCAAAggactgagctgcatccccagcgtTTCCCTGTTCCCATAATTAGGTGATGGGGAGGGAATAGAACAGAAGAACCCTACTCCAGTTCTGACATTCAGAATTTGGACTAGGCAAGATCCAGCTCATTACTCTGACATTAAGCTGTTTATTCGCTGAATCCTGTTTTTTCAAGGCTGGTAGCATGTTTTACAGGCATGGCATGGGGAGCGGGGTCGTGAGCTGGTTGCACGGGcagcattctatttatttatgaaaataatatgCTATTTTTGTACCAGAAGCTAATTTTTCACTTTAGCCAGAAATAGTAACTCTGCCTTTGCCCCAGCAAATGCAAActgaccctccctccttcctccctttcagaGCCTGCTGAAAAGATACCAGCCCCACCGGGTTCCTTCCACATGCTGTGCCCCCGTGAAGACGAAGCCACTGAGCATGCTGTATGTGGACAATGGCAGGGTCCTCCTGGAACACCACAAGGACATGATTGTGGAGGAGTGTGGGTGCCTCTGATAGAGCCAGGGGGAGTGCTGAAATCGGTTTGCACTCCACAATGCTGATGAACTCCCAAGGAGACTCCATTGTATCTATCCAGGGAGCAGAAATGGAAGAAGAGTTCTGCCTGCTGGAGCTAAAGAGAAAGGCCCCGCCCCCTGTGCATACAGTGCTCTTAGACCTGCCAAGCCAGAGGCTACCTTGGCGTGACAGGATGGGGAAGCCTTGCAGGGGCTGGCTCGCTGGCTCCCTGGAAATAGGGTTTATGAACTGCTTGAAATTGTGTGCAAAGGCTggggtgtatatgtatatatatatatttatttttgatgccATCTGTAGCTTTCTTGCATTCTCAAATGTGGTCTGTGACCGGCTGTCCGTCCCTCAAgattagtatatattttattagattaaaACTAGGCATTTGGTTCTCCCTGCCTCAAGCTGTGGTAGGGGAGACCCCCAATTTTTTGGCTGGCTGGCAGTGACATACAGGCCTTGGTCAGGGGCTCTCTAATCTCTAGTGAGTTGTCTAAACAATAAAGGCACTGTCCAGTTCTCCAGGGCCAGTTGGTTCTTTGACCAGAGAGGTGGGCACTTGTCCAAGAGGGGACTGGCTATGGTGGACTTTAGACGCCAGAGCCCTGAGACGTCTGCTTAGCAGACACAACCCAAGTCTATTAAAAGTCAGTGACAATTCACCTCCGTCTCATAATGTGTTTCTAGGGTCCTGAGTTCCGATCCAGTAGGGGATGAGGTTGTGGTCTTAGCTTTTGCAGAGGCTGTGTGAGGTGTGGGGAACTCACTGCCTGGCCTCCCCTAGTAAAACAAAAAGTGGGAGAgccactgggcagtggtagtgcacgcctttaatcccagcactcgggaggcagaggtaggcggatttctgagttcaaggccagcctggtctatagagtgagttccaggacagtcagggctacacagagaaaccctgtctcaaaaaaaatcaggagtggctggtgagatggctcagcaggtaagagcacctgactgctcttccaaaggtcctgagttcaaatcccagaaaccacatggtggctcacaaccatccgtaacaagatctgatgccctcttctggagtgtctgaagacagctacagtgtacttacatataataaaaaaaaaaaaaaaaaatcagggaaaaaagaaaagtgggagAACCTGATACGTATGTGGGAAGTGCCTCTGACAGTTTGGGAATGACTGGCCCAGTGACAGACACTTGTTTAGTATATGTAGGATCCTGAGTTAAACCCCAGCATGAAAAAGCCAGGTGTgtagtggagcacacctttaattccagcagctgaggcagaggcaagagggtctcTGAATTCTAGGAcaatcagagctacacagtgagaccctgtctcaaacaaaaagctGCCTGACAGGGAGGGCCATGGGCCTTCTCCCATCTTGAGTCTTTCAATCCTTAAAGTTTAAGGCCTGTTAGGCCGCACCCCTGTTCTAACTCCAGGTTCTGCGGGGCATCACAGCAGAAGGCTCAGCTTGCGGTAGCAGGTTCTACCACTGAGAAATCCGAGTACCTCTGTTCTTTTGGCAAGGTTGAGGGGACTGCTTTGGGGCCGAATTGAAGTCCACAGGAaacaccccctctccccttccccaggatGCTCGTCCACTCTACTCCAGCCTTGGTTGCACCAAGGCAGTGAAACTGGTTCAGAGACTGGGCTGGCTACAGACTAGCCTGGGATTGAGAATGCGGAGCCCAGAGCACTGAGCAGAGAAATGGGCTCAGTCACCACAGGGTCCGGCCTTgggttttgagtcaggatctctcttTAATCCCGACTGGCTGCAAACTCTAGGCAATTCTCTCTTGCTTgactctcaaatgctgggattgctcACCTCTACCAAGTGTTGACTTCCAGGCCCCAGGTCCACGGTGGAGTTTAAGTTCTTGGAGGGAAGTGGCCTCCCAGGGTACTGGGAGGCAGGTGCCTACAGTCCCTACACATCGATGACAGGGCCAAAGGCCGTGGTTATTTGTGGCTTCAGCCTGTGGGAGTGTTTACAGTTGGCTGTTCTGTGAACTTGGGACAATCAAGCTCCCTGGTGACACAGCACTGCCCTATGTCAAGTGGGGGATGAGGACACAAAGTGACCACTTACATGTGGCGATTGTGGTCACCATGCTGGCTACAGGACCACCGTGAGGCCCTGGCTAGGGCTATTTGGGTATCAGTTCCTAACAATGGTTCTGGATCTGGGCCATGGCTTGGCTGAAGGCCTTGGACATTCCAGGGGGCTGCCCCTGAGAACTGTCCTATCTGAATGTGGGCCTGCAATAGTTATTTGCTCCCAAGGCAAAGGTCTGGTGTTCTGCAACTGCAAGCAGGGCCAAGAGGAAACTGCCTTGCCTTCCTGGCGGACAGAGGGTGGGTAAGCAGTAGCAGAGAAAGACAGTAACCAGAAgagggaaagcacacagctgTGACGCTCTGCACCCTAACCTGGGTTTATCACCACCTTAAGAACCCCCTaacaggggcctggagagatgatggttcagcagttaagagcactggctgtgccaggcgtggtggtgcacgcctttaattccagcacttgggaggcagatgtctgagttcaaggcggatttctgagttcaaggccagcctggtctacagagtgagttccaggacagccagggctacacagagaaaccttgtctcaaaaaaaaaaaaaaaaaaaaaagaaagaaagaaaagaaaagaaaagaaataaagaaagaggaaaaaaaaaagcactggctgctcttccagaggtcctgagctcacaaccatgtgattgtaatgggatccgatgccctcttctggtatgtctgaagactgACAATGtagtcatatacattaaataaattttaaaaaagaaaaacctgttaCAGTGGGAGGATCCCACCCCCGAGAACCCACCCCTCATGGAGGCTCTCCACAGGCTGGAGATTCTCTCAAACCCAGCTGAGCTTGAAGTGTTCTGAGAAGAGTCTCACAGTGTAGCTGGTCTGGAACCCACCACAGTGTAGCTGGTCTGGAACCCACAGTAGTATACACTGCTTCAGCCAAACAAGTGAAGGGAGTGTGTACAACttgaggctttttttgttttttaaagatttatttatttatgtatgaatacactgtagctgtcagacacaccagaagagggcatcggatcccattacagatggcttgagtcaccatgtggttgctgggaattgaactcaggacctctggaagagcagttagtgctcttaacccctgagccacctctccagtcccccactTGAGTTTTTACAAGAACCGGTTGTACNGGCATTAGGCACAGATGCTCCTGACCTAAAAACCTGTAAAATGATTTCTTCATCCTGATAAGAGCTCTCAGAACCATGCCACAGGCAGCAAAGCTCCTTAACAGCAGGGCTGGAAGGAAGGCTCCAGCAACCAAACCTCCACACTGTCTGCTGTCTTCttcttaaatgatttatttattttatatatgtgagcacactgtcactgtcttcagacacaccagaagagggggcaccggatcccattacagatggctgtgagccaccatgtggttgccaagaattgaactcaggacttctggaagagcagccagtgctcttaaccNNNNNNNNNNNNNNNNNNNNNNNNNNNNNNNNNNNNNNNNNNNNNNNNNNNNNNNNNNNNNNNNNNNNNNNNNNNNNNNNNNNNNNNNNNNNNNNNNNNNNNNNNNNNNNNNNNNNNNNNNNNNNNNNNNNNNNNNNNNNNNNNNNNNNNNNNNNNNNNNNNNNNNNNNNNNNNNNNNNNNNNNNNNNNNNNNNNNNNNNNNNNNACACCTCTTTGGCCCAGCTACTTCAGGCCAAGACTTGCCAAATGTGAATAACCTGCAACAGTGTGCTACACACTTTTGTggttttatgtgtctgtctggCCTAACTCTCAGCAAttttctgccttggcctcctgccAATTAAGGATTACACGCATAGtgtctgaatttaaaaaaatatataagaaataaagaaaatcaatataccaagaggctgggcatggtggcacgcccctttaatcctagcacttgggaggcggaggtaggtgaatctctttgcgatcaaggccaggctggtctccattaagttctaagccagccaagaGCTACAGTGAAGTCTTGTCTCAAATACAAAACCATTGATACACCAACTTAAGGCTGTCTTCATGGTAGTTTGCCCTCAGCATATGGAAATGCAGGCttcaatgcccagcaccacaAACCACCACCAAGTCAGTATTCAAGGTCTTTATTTAACTGTAACAGCAACCGTTGGTGAGGATTTTTTCCCCTAGTTCCAAACACCTGCTTGTTTGGCAGGACAGTGAAAACAAACTGGTCATGGGATCACACAGGGTCTTAGGATGGCATTGCTGACAGNGACTgagaggagggtgggggtgggggtaacaGCACACCAGAGGAAGCCAAGGGAAGCNCTGGCAGCCTCTGAAACCCCATCCCACAAGGCTGGGACAGCAGCAGCGAGCAGGGAAGTGTAATCAGAAAACACCAAGATGCTTAAAATGGATGGACGACTGGGGATCGGAGTCCTTGGAggctctttaaattattttaaggatTACTGGAGCTGACCTGTGGCCATTAAGTGGGGCAAAGGCATTGGCTTGGGCCTGTGTGGTCCTCATgggccctgcctcctgctggtGTCCCCACTGTCCCGTTCTCCAGCCATAACCCTCAGGTCAGTGCTGGGCAGTTTTCAAGATTGAaatggagaggaaggggaggataGAGGCAAGAACGGGCATTCTGTGCTGGATTCATGGAGTCTGGGTCTGAAGCCCTGGCAGGGGCACAGCCATGTGTCTACCAGGCATCCAACCTCTCGCTGTCACCCTTACACCTCACAAACGTCAACCNGAATATGCATCTGCTGGGAAGTATCTCAGCGCAGTAGGTCTTTTTCTACTGGGCACGCAGTATGGCCACCAGGGCTATAAGAGCTGAGGAAGCAGGGAGAAGCCATGGACCAACCACCTGAAGCCTTTAAAAGTTAAGTTCTGCCAACAGGCACCAAGTTCCAGGACCTGTCTAAAGGAAAGCTACAATTTCAGAGGGTGGGGAAGGTATTTTGATTGGCTNACTGGAAAATTGANGACCTGTCAGTCATCCTTAGTCTTCAGTCAAGTTTCTGTGAGCTAGCCTCAAAAAGCCACCACGCTGAAACCCGTTACCAGAGCAGGAAACACTGCTAAGCCCTGAAGGACTGAGTCAACCGCAGAAACCCAATTCCCGTCACTAAAAGACGAGAGGCTAGGGGCTAGGGGAACCATGCCCCACTCTAAGTTCAGACAGAACCTTCTGCCCCAAGAAATGGTGNTCCCCCACTACATGGGAAGGCCCCACCTTCCTGTGGTCAGGATGGGTCAGTGATTGAGTTTCGCACATTAATAAATAGCTGCCGTGGGCATGGAGTCCAGAAAACACATCAAAGAACTTGAACTACATACATGAAGACAGCAGTGCCTTCCTTCTAGAGGGAGTGAAAGGGCTGTGGCACAACCCCCTCAAGCCGCCAACACTCAAGATAGANATGGGAAGGAGGTTCCATCCCTGATACATGGCTGCCAACACCGGAGCCTTGTGCAGGAGCCGGGTGTCTGGACGCTCAGTGGAACCCATCCCAACTGGGAAGGTCCGAGACGCCCAAGGAGACAGTACCCAGGCTATCTCCCGGGCCAAACCCACAGTCCTCAAGCACACGCTAAAGCAGTATGGCTACAGGAAAGAAAGTGCTAGCGAAGGACAGCACACCAATCCCAACAAGAGCTTCCACCGAAGGATGATGAGACCAGCCAGCAGGAAGCAGCAGCCATGCCGTGAGATCCGAGGCCCTGGTGAGCTACCTCTCAAGCTTCTCTTGCAGGTTCTTTTACGAGCACACTTCCAACAAGGCACCCAGGAGCCGATTCGCTCACTCGCTCCTCTGCATGCTGCGCTGACCAGGGCACAGACACGGGCACTTTCAGGTGTGCCTGGCTCACGGAGACGCTGCTTCTGGGTGGGAGACCTTGACCCACCTGGAACCCACACCATCATCAGAAGGGAAAGGGGACTGCTGCTCGTTCTGCAGCTCAGGAACCTAACATGTAACATCCTTTGTTACCCGCCTAACAAGCCCCAGAATGCCCCCAGTTCCTTTAGTCAATTCGTGGCTAAAGGCAAGCAGAAGTGGTAATCAATGCTTAAAGCAGCCGCCTGAgacttgcaaagcaagcattctTGAGAAGATGGCAGTTGAGGATGGAGATCTGGGAATCTTCACGTCCTGTCACCTCTCTAGGACAAGCAGTTAGAAGTCTGTTCTAATAGCTTATGACTCTgactgcctccacctcccccatctcctcttttcctccttttagGGCATGGCGAATTAAAGGCACTCCAActttcttcttccacctccttCTCTGGGGTCAACCATTCAGGAGGAAGCAGGGTGCTCCAGCACAGAATCTACCCCAGAGACCCACGGGGGTGTGACCAAGGAAGGGAGCCTGCTGATGGTCACAAAAAAAGTAGAATTCTCCAGCTCCAGATGAGAGCGGCCCACACCCACTTTCTACCTGTATCTTCCTGAGAGTCTATGCTAAAGTCTCCATGCTCAGTGCTCCTGATTCCCCACCCGAGAGAAGCCCTTGTCATTGCAGGTCATTTCTTACACAGCAACAGATAACCTATACTCGCCAAAGGACAGGATTCCTGCTAGCTTTTCTATTCCTTGCCCAGAGAAGGCAGGACCTAGTTCACAGAACAGGAGGGCTGGGAGCTCAGAAGGGAAAGCACTGAAGGGGGGTTCTTCTTCATGAAGGCTGTTGTCCCCACAACAGAGAACAGATGGTCACTAAGATGTTAACACCTGTCTCGCTCggaggaggggtgggagtggggggactGGCAGATTAGGGCATCGCACATCTCCACATAAGGCTCCAGCTGTGAGGCTCTGTACACACCCAGAGGTGAACTCCGAAATGGACTCTGTTTACTAGAAAATGGCTCATGTACAAAGATGCTGTCATTGGAAGCTGATTTCTTGCCTTGCGCAATTATCTCACACTGCTGATTTACGGAGGTCAAAGACCAGTTAGTGGCGGCCTTTAGACAAGGCTTGTCCCTGGAAGTGAGGGATCCTGGCCGAGGACCTAAGGCTGGAAGGCTCCTGCCCCACGCAGGTGACACTCCAAAGAATACTGAACATGTCCACTGACTGAGGGAAGAGAAGATGCATATGCAGACTCCCCAAGATGGCAAGAAAAGGGAAACAGTTCCCTGCTCAGCGCCCATTCTAAGGTCCATTCTAAGATCCATTCCGAGCTGTGGTCCAGGAGGAAGCCGCTCTGTGCAGACCACTGTTTAGTGAGGAAGCTGATGCTCTTCTCTCACAACCTCCTCACTTCAGCAGGATTCAGAGTCTACAGGAGGCACCGCCAGCGTGAAGAACCATGAGCCTTGCTCCCAGGTACGAACAAGGTCCTGAACAAGCTTCTTAGCCCAATGACAGCACAGCTTACATTTTCCCAAGACTCCATAGGAAATGAAATTTGGAGCTTAATTAAAAACACAACAGATACAtttaacagagaaataaaactcTTGTGATTATCACCTTGGAGACTCCAAAAATCCCCAAGCATTGGAGACCCCCCCAAGCTTATTCCTGAGACAGCGACCGTCGCAGAGGGTTGCACTCCGAGCTATTTCACATTGTGTAGCAGAAACCAGAACCATGGTCTGAAGATggtccttctttctttttcctgaagtCTTCACAAAAGAGGGTCTTGCCATggttcagaagaaaaacaaacagctttctttctcagccaatGGGGTCCTGAACTCTTACTAAGGGGGCTTAGTATAGGCATCCAATTAAACCGGAAACTCCCAGGGCACCCCCGATCACTTTACTGTCTCCCcttgggaggatggatggatgagccTGTCGGTCGGAAGCCTCTCTCCTGGGATCTCCATGTGGACCACAGTACCAGGAGagtgcgggggggtgggggtggggagttttCTTCAACAGCTCATGGCAAGGCAGACTGGACCCATTCTACACTCCAGATAGCCCCCAAAGCTGAGGGCACAGGAGAGCTCAGAGGGGCTATGGGAGACGAAGGACAGTGACAGCAGCGGACTTGCCTACAAacattgtctttgttgttgtttttttttttttctttttaaaataaccttcCCAATACTGGAAGATGTTTTGTTAAAAAAGTTGCAGTTCAAAATTGTACTGAAAACTTATCTAAAAATAGGTCTGTagtcatcttaaaaataaaaggtctcTCCTCTGATAAGAAGAGACAAATATTATCAGATACCAACATGGGAGGCATGTCCTCTGATGCAGATTTGGAAAATGGCCCGGTGGGAGAACCAAAAGGAAAGAGTttaagggaagagggaaggacgGACGGGGGATAAGAAGAGcgagagacctgggaggaataCACTGTCTTAGCCTGTGCTTCTCTCTGGGCAGATCCAAAGTAGGGGAGAGATGCAAGAGGAAGTCAGCTATAAACTCAAGGCATAGTAACCTGCAGGACACCCAACGTAAGGTACACCTGGTTTTAAAACCATGAGCCCCGAGGCTGGCTGCACCGCGCTcagtcctcttcctcttcagagGCCCTGACACATTCTCAGGCAGACTGCTGAGAGCAGGCCGACCTCACAAGGTGCAGGCCAAGGTGTCTGGCACTTCTGCTCTAAGAGCAGACAACGTCACGGGTGTGGCAGGGCAGACTCTGCCTGCGGGATGCAGGTAGAAAGAATGTCAGACAGGCAAAGACCAGCTGGTCACCAAGGGGTCCCTTCATGAGGGCTTAAAAACATACCCGTGCCAATGAATTAGGtaaaggaatgggggggggggggggaatgagctAGCACACCCAAGACAAGACAGAAGCCTTCCTCCCAGAGACAGGGGAGGCTGCTGTCACATGGCCCAGGAATGCAGCAGAGGTGCAGGAGGTACAGGACTGTGCTCCAGAGCGGAGGACAAACGTCCCCCACATCCAGCGCTCCACCAGCAGTGGGCTGCAGGGAAGGACAGGGAGAGCCCAGGAACGGCAATGGGCACTAAACCTCCTTCACCCCCAACCCCTACAAGCAGAGGTGCTGCTTGGAACCTGTCCTGGACTTGGGGCAAGTCCCAATAGGGCAGGAAGATTCTTGGGAAATGACCCGGGAAGCTACAGGGACTGCTTTCTTCTGTGGACTGGTCAGCTCCACAGAATAATCCAAGGGCTTATTCATCAACCTAACCTTAACTGGGCAGAGGGCGGGAGACGGGAAGATGTGGTCAGATGGCGCACATCTCCCATTAT from Mus pahari chromosome 9, PAHARI_EIJ_v1.1, whole genome shotgun sequence includes:
- the Nodal gene encoding nodal homolog — protein: MSAHSFPILLLQACWALLHPRAATAAALPLWTQGQPSSPSPLAYMLSLYRDPLPRADIIRSLQAQDVDVTGQNWTFTFDFSFLSQEEDLVWAELRLQLPGPMDIPIEGPLTIDIFHQAKGDPEQDPADCLERIWMETVTVTPSQVTFASGSTVLEVTKPLSKWLKDPRALEKQVSSQARKCWHQPHTPPVPVASTNVLMLYSNRPQEQKQLGGATLLWEAESSWRAQEGQLSVERGGWGRRQRRHHLPDRSQLCRRVKFQVDFNLIGWGSWIIYPKQYNAYRCEGECPNPVGEEFHPTNHAYIQSLLKRYQPHRVPSTCCAPVKTKPLSMLYVDNGRVLLEHHKDMIVEECGCL